The Streptomyces sp. NBC_01689 genome includes a window with the following:
- a CDS encoding aldo/keto reductase produces the protein MDEREFGRSGQKASVIGLGTWQLGADWGDVSEADAKAVLETAAESGVTFFDTADVYGDGRSEQTIASFMSGRPDLHVMVATKMGRRVEQIPQNYVLDNFRAWNDRSRRNLGVDRLDLVQLHCPPTPVYSSDEVFDALDTLVEEERITAYGVSVETCDEALTAIARPNVASVQIILNPFRMKPLRQVLPAAREAGVGIIVRVPLASGLLSGKYTKDTVFAADDHRTYNRHGEAFDQGETFSGVDFVTGVEAAAEFSALAHESCTPAQLALRWIIQQPGVTTVIPGARSPEQAHANAEAAKFPPLSQQTLDAIDELYDRRIKEQVESRW, from the coding sequence ATGGACGAGCGTGAATTCGGCAGGTCAGGTCAGAAGGCGTCGGTCATCGGTCTCGGCACGTGGCAGCTCGGTGCCGACTGGGGCGACGTGAGCGAGGCGGACGCCAAGGCGGTGCTGGAGACGGCCGCCGAGTCCGGGGTGACCTTCTTCGACACCGCGGACGTGTACGGCGACGGACGCAGCGAGCAGACGATCGCGTCCTTCATGAGCGGCCGCCCCGACCTCCATGTGATGGTCGCGACGAAGATGGGCCGCCGGGTCGAGCAGATCCCCCAGAACTACGTGCTCGACAACTTCCGCGCGTGGAACGACCGCTCGCGGCGCAATCTGGGGGTCGACCGCCTCGACCTGGTGCAGCTGCACTGCCCGCCGACCCCGGTCTACTCGTCGGACGAGGTGTTCGACGCGCTGGACACCCTGGTCGAGGAGGAGCGGATCACCGCGTACGGAGTCAGCGTCGAGACCTGCGACGAGGCGCTGACGGCGATCGCCCGCCCGAACGTGGCGAGCGTCCAGATCATCCTCAACCCGTTCCGGATGAAGCCCCTGCGGCAGGTTCTTCCCGCGGCCCGGGAAGCGGGGGTCGGCATCATCGTCCGCGTTCCGCTGGCCTCCGGTCTGCTCTCCGGCAAGTACACGAAGGACACGGTGTTCGCGGCCGACGACCACCGTACGTACAACCGCCACGGCGAGGCCTTCGACCAGGGCGAGACCTTCTCCGGCGTCGACTTCGTGACCGGTGTGGAGGCGGCGGCCGAGTTCTCCGCCCTCGCCCATGAAAGCTGCACCCCGGCCCAGCTGGCGCTGCGCTGGATCATCCAGCAGCCGGGCGTCACGACGGTCATCCCGGGCGCGCGTTCACCCGAACAGGCCCACGCCAACGCGGAGGCCGCGAAGTTCCCGCCGCTGTCCCAGCAGACGCTGGACGCGATCGACGAGCTCTACGACCGCCGGATCAAGGAGCAGGTGGAGAGCCGCTGGTAG